A part of Ictalurus furcatus strain D&B chromosome 8, Billie_1.0, whole genome shotgun sequence genomic DNA contains:
- the clcf1 gene encoding uncharacterized protein clcf1 — translation MMRREVHQAQVVLLLAAAVGCVQVQDHALMLSNERSTIERTYELTKYLNHQLKEIKDTYLSYLGPPFSDPGFSPPRPNISSLAVPSAATREDLWRGLENGARLAQNQRAYSVLLCAVRELARSTLCPYLQSSLLHFCSGLSGLLGSISGLMNALGHTPPLNGNAMPSQKYTPPLSSAYQRENGNGPAPLRNHASRVQSGLGGTRDATAGYETDRKRDRERERAERGRRGRRREGESWTEREDEEREEGLEKWKRRRRLLTVEDEDDGKQTSHSYDPNSNNNNNMNNTHTSSKHYFSKYGKGKHYNINSTDSDARLPTETEIERRISSDEEADEFQEDVPVLFSSPSLHSGRSGRPISSPHPPLSPLSLLYAYEDGVTEVDSHLSMAAPSPRPALNDFTRKVEGFWVLRELQSWLFRSAKDFTRLKKRLRV, via the exons TCCATCAGGCTCAAGTCGTGCTGCTGTTGGCCGCCGCTGTGGGGTGTGTTCAGGTGCAGGACCACGCGCTGATGTTGTCCAATGAGAGGAGCACGATAGAGAGAACGTACGAGCTGACCAAATACCTGAACCACCAGCTGAAGGAAATTAAAGACACTTAC CTCTCGTATCTCGGTCCTCCATTCAGTGACCCAGGATTCTCCCCACCAAGGCCCAACATCTCGTCCCTGGCGGTTCCCAGCGCAGCCACGCGGGAGGACCTGTGGCGTGGTCTCGAGAACGGCGCCCGTCTGGCACAGAACCAGAGAGCCTACAGCGTGCTGCTGTGTGCTGTGCGTGAGCTGGCGCGCTCCACCTTGTGCCCATACCTCCAAAGCTCGCTCCTTCACTTCTGCTCCGGCCTCAGCGGACTCCTGGGCTCCATCTCAGGGCTGATGAACGCCCTGGGCCACACCCCGCCCCTTAACGGCAACGCAATGCCTTCTCAGAAATACACACCGCCGTTGTCCTCGGCGTATCAGCGGGAGAACGGGAACGGCCCGGCCCCTTTGAGGAACCACGCGTCTCGGGTTCAGAGCGGCCTGGGAGGAACGAGGGACGCTACGGCTGGGTATGAAACCGACAGGAAGAGGGatagagaaagggagagggctGAACgagggaggagagggaggcggagagagggggagagctGGACGGAGAGAGAGGACGAGGAGCGAGAGGAAGGTCTGGAGaagtggaagaggaggagaagactGCTGACTGTTGAAGATGAGGACGACGGTAAACAAACAAGCCACAGCTACGATccaaacagcaacaacaataacaacatgaACAACACCCACACAAGTTCCAAGCACTATTTCAGCAAATATGGCAAAGGCAAACACTATAACATCAACAGCACAGACAGTGATGCCCGGCTTCCTACGGAAACGGAGATAGAACGAAGGATAAGCAGCGACGAAGAGGCGGACGAGTTCCAAGAGGACGTTCCTGTCCTCTTTTCCTCTCCGTCCCTCCATTCCGGGCGCTCTGGACGCCCCATATCCTCTCCCCACCCACcgctctctcccctctccctccttTACGCGTACGAAGACGGGGTCACCGAGGTCGACTCGCACTTGAGCATGGCCGCTCCCTCGCCGCGCCCTGCCCTCAACGACTTCACGCGGAAAGTGGAGGGATTCTGGGTACTCAGAGAGCTGCAGAGTTGGCTGTTTAGATCAGCCAAGGACTTCACCAGACTGAAGAAGCGACTCCGTGTCTGA